From the genome of Calditrichota bacterium:
AGCAAAGTACCCCGCGACCCCCAAGGCGGTTGCCTCGTCCCTTACGTCGGGCTCGTCCGTGCCTGAGGCGAGATAGCACCGCACACCCCGGTCGCAGAGCGCGCGCAGCATGTCCACTGCCCCTGGGACCATCATCTGCTCTGGAGGTGTCTGGCCGCTCTTCACCGCCTGCACCCGTCCTCTGATGTGCTCCCAAAGTCGGGCCAGATACTCCCTCTTGTAGACCCCTGGTGGCTCGGGTTTTCCACCCCGCTTCTGCACCTCTTCGGCCAGCCGCATCATCTGGAAGATGGTCTGTTGACCTGTGGTGACGGTGACCAGCTCCTCAACAAACTGCTGGAGCTCGGCCTCGGGCTCGTGGCGCGGGGTATTGAGGAGCACTTCCACCATGAGCGGGATCATGACCTGCTGCCAGCCTTGCCGAAGCAGCGAAATCGTGCCGTCAAAATCAAACAGAGCATGGCGAATGGTGCCATTCAGGCGCTCGGCCCTGATGATTTCGATCGTATCCTGTCGCAGTCCGACGAGTGAA
Proteins encoded in this window:
- a CDS encoding HAD family hydrolase; the protein is MKERRNSSPHKSGGTQRRRETDPKVSSFDSRREAELRGADSLVGLRQDTIEIIRAERLNGTIRHALFDFDGTISLLRQGWQQVMIPLMVEVLLNTPRHEPEAELQQFVEELVTVTTGQQTIFQMMRLAEEVQKRGGKPEPPGVYKREYLARLWEHIRGRVQAVKSGQTPPEQMMVPGAVDMLRALCDRGVRCYLASGTDEPDVRDEATALGVAGYFAAIHGAQDVRAEDAKMVAIHAIFAEQQVRGPELVTFGDGYVEIEDTKKVGGLAVGVASDEVTRSGIDQRKRKVLIAAGADIIIPDFRNWQSLIALLFAEG